The Listeria monocytogenes genome window below encodes:
- a CDS encoding response regulator transcription factor, giving the protein MVKILVVDDEASIVTLLQFNIEKAGFDVVTAEDGRTGYELALSEKPDLIVLDLMLPEMDGIEVTKKLRQDKVNVPILMLTAKDEELDKIIGLELGADDYMTKPFSPREVVARIKAILRRTEGKAEIIEELTEDVEATILIGDLKILPDSYEVYLQDDLLDLTPKEFELLLFLANHRGKVFSRDQLLDTVWNYDYVGETRIVDVHVSHLRDKIELDTKQPKYIKTIRGFGYKMENVK; this is encoded by the coding sequence TTGGTAAAAATTCTTGTAGTTGATGATGAAGCTTCTATTGTTACGTTGCTACAATTTAATATTGAAAAAGCTGGATTCGATGTGGTAACAGCAGAAGACGGCAGAACCGGATACGAACTCGCATTGTCAGAAAAACCAGACTTAATTGTGCTTGATTTAATGCTTCCTGAGATGGATGGAATCGAAGTAACAAAAAAACTTCGCCAAGATAAAGTAAATGTACCAATATTAATGTTAACAGCAAAAGATGAGGAGTTAGATAAAATTATCGGACTCGAACTTGGTGCGGATGACTATATGACTAAACCTTTTAGCCCGAGAGAAGTAGTTGCAAGAATCAAAGCAATCTTGCGTCGAACAGAAGGAAAAGCCGAAATAATAGAAGAATTAACCGAAGATGTGGAAGCAACTATATTAATCGGTGATTTGAAAATTTTGCCAGATAGTTATGAAGTGTATTTACAAGATGATTTACTTGATTTAACGCCAAAAGAATTTGAGTTATTACTATTCTTGGCCAATCATCGCGGCAAAGTTTTTTCTAGAGATCAATTACTTGATACCGTGTGGAATTATGACTATGTTGGAGAAACCCGAATCGTAGACGTTCATGTTAGTCATTTGCGCGATAAAATTGAACTAGATACAAAACAACCTAAATACATCAAAACAATTCGTGGTTTCGGTTACAAAATGGAGAATGTGAAATAA
- a CDS encoding S1C family serine protease yields the protein MNVFVEILNGIGRLLLQPALYVGIFLLIIAGFNRVKWERKSFSISIYSPWLEFKNFFGVSLLFGLAISVVTSLIGFGVMIEWVAIFNTVACFLLIVGMFRLSSTAFTIGITSLIFYFCYYFDVNLAPFTNTAFTYDSIFIDNFMVSMTFLLAVLLFIEAFLIQYTSAKNPSPSLRKSKRGKLVGSFQLRKLWFVPIVMFIPGDVFTKIFEWWPVFAIGSQSYSLIILPLFIGFQQQVQAQLPEAASRKIAVEVTTLATIIAVAGLCGIVMPVLTLFAFMLAVIGRFWISYRHYRLEKLSPKKFGPQPDGLVVLGARAATPSARLNLKAGEKITEVNNQPVHTREELYEALNLNRAFCKLKVIDNAGEPRFEQTALYENESFELGLLLVEPR from the coding sequence ATGAATGTTTTTGTTGAAATATTAAATGGAATAGGGAGACTACTTCTACAACCAGCATTATATGTAGGAATTTTTTTGCTGATAATCGCTGGTTTTAATCGTGTGAAATGGGAACGGAAATCATTTAGTATAAGTATTTATTCACCTTGGCTAGAGTTTAAAAATTTTTTCGGAGTGAGCTTGCTGTTCGGTTTAGCTATCTCTGTTGTTACGTCACTCATTGGGTTTGGTGTGATGATAGAATGGGTTGCTATATTTAATACGGTAGCATGTTTCTTATTAATTGTAGGGATGTTCCGTCTGAGCTCGACAGCATTTACTATCGGGATTACAAGTTTAATCTTTTATTTCTGCTATTATTTTGATGTGAACTTAGCACCATTTACAAATACGGCATTTACATATGATTCGATTTTTATTGATAATTTTATGGTTTCAATGACATTTTTACTTGCGGTATTATTGTTTATAGAAGCTTTTTTAATCCAATATACAAGTGCAAAAAATCCTTCTCCGTCACTTCGAAAAAGTAAACGAGGCAAATTAGTTGGCTCGTTCCAACTGAGAAAACTATGGTTTGTTCCGATTGTCATGTTTATACCAGGAGATGTATTTACGAAGATATTTGAGTGGTGGCCAGTATTTGCGATTGGATCACAATCATACTCGTTAATTATTTTACCACTATTTATTGGTTTCCAACAGCAGGTACAAGCACAGCTCCCAGAAGCGGCTAGCCGCAAAATTGCTGTCGAAGTAACGACGCTAGCGACAATTATTGCTGTAGCTGGTTTGTGCGGAATTGTTATGCCAGTGCTTACTTTGTTCGCATTCATGCTAGCAGTTATTGGGCGATTTTGGATATCCTACCGCCATTATCGCTTGGAAAAATTATCACCGAAAAAATTTGGTCCTCAGCCAGATGGGCTTGTAGTTCTGGGTGCTCGCGCGGCAACACCATCTGCCCGCTTAAACTTAAAAGCTGGCGAAAAAATTACAGAAGTGAACAACCAACCAGTGCATACGCGCGAGGAGCTATATGAAGCGCTCAATTTAAACCGAGCATTTTGCAAGTTGAAAGTAATTGATAATGCTGGTGAACCACGCTTTGAACAAACAGCACTTTATGAGAATGAATCATTTGAACTCGGTTTGTTATTAGTAGAACCAAGATAA
- the cls gene encoding cardiolipin synthase, producing the protein MGLLAYLLVILLILNVFFAAVTVFLERRDTSATWAWLLVLTFVPIFGFIIYLIFGRKLSGKKIFDWKGQEKIGIQESTANQIEMIRQKEFPFSDPNVKKHRDLIYLLLVNDGAILTQDNEVELFVDGHEKFDALIADIENAKDHIHLIYYIFHSDELGNRLMRVLERKAAEGLNVKIIYDAMGSRTTKKSFFRTFQRNGGLVRPFFPSKLPLINFRLNYRNHRKLAIIDGDIGYIGGFNIGDEYLGASKKFGYWRDTHLRVHGKAVYAMQTRFIMDWNSASSTHKIDYKARYFPTFHGKGHTSMQIVSSGPDSEWQQIKNGYIKMINAAKKTIYLQSPYFIPDASLLEAIKIAALSGVDVRVMIPNKPDHAFVYRATTNYAGELMETGAKIFIYDNGFIHAKTLVVDGEIASVGTANMDFRSFRLNFEVNAFIYEKQMVQKLEDAFLEDILKSYQLTPELYAKRSLWIKFKEAVSRLLSPIL; encoded by the coding sequence ATGGGACTGTTGGCTTATCTATTAGTGATTTTGCTAATTTTAAATGTATTCTTTGCGGCAGTGACGGTCTTCTTAGAAAGACGCGATACATCCGCCACTTGGGCTTGGTTGCTAGTCTTAACTTTTGTTCCGATATTTGGTTTCATTATCTATTTGATTTTTGGGAGAAAACTATCAGGCAAAAAGATTTTTGATTGGAAAGGACAAGAAAAAATTGGGATACAGGAATCTACTGCCAATCAAATAGAAATGATACGGCAAAAAGAATTTCCATTTAGCGATCCGAATGTGAAAAAACATCGGGATTTAATCTACTTATTACTCGTGAACGATGGCGCTATTTTAACGCAAGATAATGAAGTGGAACTTTTTGTGGATGGGCATGAGAAATTCGATGCGCTAATAGCAGACATTGAAAACGCGAAAGATCATATACATCTAATCTATTATATTTTCCATTCTGATGAACTTGGCAATCGCTTAATGCGCGTACTCGAAAGAAAAGCAGCGGAAGGCTTAAATGTCAAAATTATTTATGATGCAATGGGATCAAGGACAACGAAAAAATCATTTTTCCGTACGTTCCAAAGAAATGGCGGTTTAGTCAGACCATTTTTCCCATCTAAGTTACCATTGATTAATTTTCGTCTCAACTACCGAAATCATAGAAAATTAGCTATAATTGATGGAGACATTGGTTATATTGGTGGTTTTAACATTGGAGATGAGTATCTCGGAGCATCGAAGAAATTTGGTTACTGGCGTGATACCCATTTACGTGTACATGGTAAAGCTGTTTATGCGATGCAAACTCGATTTATTATGGACTGGAATTCCGCATCATCTACACATAAAATTGATTACAAAGCGCGTTACTTCCCAACTTTCCACGGGAAAGGTCATACAAGTATGCAAATTGTTTCGAGTGGCCCAGATTCCGAGTGGCAACAAATCAAAAATGGTTACATCAAAATGATTAATGCGGCTAAAAAAACGATTTACTTACAATCACCTTACTTTATTCCTGATGCGAGTTTGCTTGAAGCCATCAAAATCGCTGCACTTTCTGGAGTCGATGTTCGAGTGATGATTCCTAATAAGCCTGACCATGCTTTTGTTTATCGCGCAACTACTAACTACGCTGGTGAATTAATGGAGACGGGCGCGAAAATCTTTATTTATGATAATGGCTTTATCCACGCGAAAACACTCGTTGTAGATGGTGAAATTGCTTCGGTTGGAACAGCGAATATGGACTTCCGCAGTTTCCGACTTAATTTTGAAGTAAATGCCTTTATTTATGAAAAACAAATGGTGCAAAAGCTGGAAGATGCCTTTTTAGAAGATATTTTAAAATCATATCAGCTAACACCTGAATTATATGCAAAACGATCCTTGTGGATTAAATTTAAAGAAGCGGTAAGCCGACTTTTATCGCCTATATTATAG
- a CDS encoding murein hydrolase activator EnvC family protein: MLKKYGVATALSLLIMSAPLTGAHADTINDMQKRQNEIEQKKSELDKNIDSKNAELNHLESAEKDAAKELESLLKSIDDTNKKLKEQEEKVSSENEKLKKLKKEMEELRNDIRDRQKVLDNRARAIQTTGTATSYLDMIFEADDFKELIDRVTVVSAIVKADQNIMQDQKDDQDKLKVAETTSEKKLENLKVLAVELEVSKNNMESQKQEKNDLVMALANKKDLTKSEQTLLASEQGALTDEEKRLASNIAGEKAKQEAAIKAAEEKRMQEAAASVKNSTAVKQPSSASNGATETVSSGGGQFIKPASGILTSGFSERTNPVTGKYESHKGQDIAGGGTITVSAAASGTVVFSGFGASGSGFGGYGYVVKIDHGNGFQTLYGHMRAGSLKVVTGQRVSQGQPIGIMGSTGQSTGQHLHFEIHKNGIPVDPAPYI, encoded by the coding sequence ATGTTAAAAAAATATGGGGTAGCAACTGCACTAAGCCTTTTGATTATGTCCGCGCCGCTGACAGGTGCACATGCGGATACCATTAATGACATGCAAAAACGTCAAAACGAAATAGAACAAAAAAAATCAGAGCTTGATAAGAATATAGACTCAAAAAACGCAGAGTTAAATCATCTTGAAAGTGCTGAAAAAGACGCTGCTAAAGAATTAGAGTCACTTTTGAAAAGCATTGATGACACTAACAAAAAGTTAAAAGAACAAGAAGAAAAAGTGAGCTCTGAGAACGAGAAGCTAAAGAAATTAAAAAAAGAAATGGAAGAATTACGCAACGATATTCGTGATCGTCAAAAGGTACTTGATAATCGAGCACGGGCTATCCAAACAACTGGAACAGCCACTTCTTATTTAGATATGATTTTCGAAGCAGATGATTTTAAAGAACTTATCGACCGCGTGACAGTTGTATCTGCAATTGTAAAAGCGGACCAAAATATTATGCAAGACCAAAAAGATGACCAAGATAAACTAAAGGTAGCAGAAACCACTTCTGAGAAAAAATTAGAAAATTTGAAAGTACTTGCTGTTGAATTAGAAGTTTCGAAAAACAACATGGAAAGCCAAAAACAAGAAAAAAATGATTTAGTTATGGCATTAGCAAACAAAAAAGATTTAACGAAGAGCGAACAAACACTTTTAGCTAGTGAACAAGGCGCACTTACTGATGAAGAAAAACGACTTGCTTCTAATATTGCTGGTGAAAAAGCAAAACAAGAAGCTGCGATTAAAGCTGCTGAAGAAAAACGAATGCAAGAGGCAGCAGCAAGCGTGAAAAATTCTACTGCTGTTAAACAACCAAGTTCAGCATCTAATGGAGCCACAGAAACAGTAAGTTCTGGCGGTGGTCAATTCATTAAACCAGCTTCTGGAATTTTAACTTCAGGATTTAGCGAACGAACCAATCCTGTAACTGGCAAATATGAATCCCATAAAGGACAAGATATTGCTGGTGGTGGTACGATTACAGTTTCGGCAGCAGCATCGGGTACCGTCGTATTTTCTGGATTTGGCGCATCTGGTAGTGGATTTGGAGGTTATGGTTATGTAGTAAAAATTGACCATGGCAACGGATTCCAAACGCTTTATGGACATATGCGTGCAGGCAGCTTGAAAGTAGTTACCGGTCAACGCGTTTCCCAAGGTCAACCGATTGGTATTATGGGATCAACGGGTCAATCGACAGGACAACATCTACATTTTGAAATACATAAAAACGGTATTCCAGTCGATCCAGCGCCGTATATTTAA
- a CDS encoding NlpC/P60 family protein: protein MKKNTFIAISLAAVISLTPAFTTNVFADVNTDIQNQDKKINDIKSKKSDLQSDLSGLVADLEKAQEKAKSLQGEFDKTGKELKQLNEDIKSINERIKERENVLKERARAMQKTSNSNAYLEVILDAENLSDLVGRVSAVNQLVDSDKSILEDQQNDEKALKTKQTAVKKKQEEQATAIHEYEAQQNKIEAQKAEKEAIVAQLASDQASAENAKAGLISERDKAAKEATARATALREATSSNVGQTANTASTSSKKSETNVESASNSSAPSSATPSSGGYSAMIAAANAQLGKPYSLGASGPSAFDCSGFTSYAFRAAGVSLPRTSGGQYAAASKISASQAKPGDLVFFNYGSGIAHVGIYVGGGQMINAQNNGVKYDNITSGYWAKYLVGYGRVANF, encoded by the coding sequence TTGAAAAAGAATACGTTTATTGCGATTTCACTCGCAGCAGTTATCAGTTTGACGCCAGCTTTTACGACAAATGTTTTTGCGGACGTGAATACAGACATTCAAAATCAAGATAAAAAAATCAACGATATCAAGTCTAAAAAATCAGATTTACAATCAGATCTTTCTGGTTTAGTAGCAGACCTTGAGAAAGCTCAAGAAAAAGCTAAATCTTTACAAGGAGAATTTGATAAAACAGGCAAAGAACTTAAACAACTTAATGAAGATATTAAAAGTATCAATGAACGTATTAAAGAACGCGAAAATGTTTTAAAAGAACGTGCTCGTGCAATGCAAAAAACTTCTAATTCTAACGCTTATCTTGAAGTTATCTTAGATGCAGAAAACCTTTCTGACCTAGTTGGTCGTGTTTCTGCAGTTAACCAATTAGTTGATTCAGATAAATCCATTTTAGAAGATCAACAAAATGACGAAAAAGCTTTAAAAACAAAACAAACTGCTGTCAAGAAAAAACAAGAAGAACAAGCAACAGCAATTCATGAATATGAAGCACAACAAAATAAAATCGAAGCACAAAAAGCTGAAAAAGAAGCAATCGTTGCTCAACTAGCTTCTGACCAAGCAAGTGCTGAAAACGCAAAAGCTGGTCTTATAAGTGAACGTGATAAAGCAGCTAAAGAAGCTACAGCACGTGCAACAGCTTTACGTGAAGCAACATCTTCAAACGTTGGACAAACAGCAAATACTGCTTCTACTTCTAGCAAAAAATCCGAAACAAATGTAGAATCAGCAAGCAACAGTTCAGCACCAAGCTCAGCAACACCATCTAGTGGTGGATACTCAGCAATGATTGCTGCAGCTAACGCACAACTAGGAAAACCTTATAGCCTTGGCGCAAGCGGTCCAAGCGCGTTTGACTGCTCTGGATTTACTTCTTATGCATTCCGTGCAGCTGGTGTCTCTCTTCCAAGAACATCTGGTGGACAATATGCAGCAGCATCAAAAATCAGTGCTAGCCAAGCAAAACCAGGTGACTTAGTATTCTTTAACTACGGTAGCGGAATTGCTCACGTTGGGATTTATGTTGGTGGAGGTCAAATGATTAACGCTCAAAACAATGGCGTTAAATATGACAATATCACTAGCGGTTACTGGGCTAAATATCTTGTAGGGTATGGTCGCGTAGCTAACTTCTAA
- the ftsX gene encoding permease-like cell division protein FtsX has protein sequence MKFRTVGRHLRESFKSLYRNGWMTFAAASAVTVTLILVSVFFAILINMNKLATDVENNVQINVHISLSADKKQQQELEKNIEKIDGVDSVSFSSKDDELKKLVGAYGKNFELFKQDNPLYDVFVVEAKEPTQTKAIAKKVEKLKYVDNVEYGEKTVDKLFDTLKWGRYAGIILSIGLLLTAMFLISNTIKIAIFSRRREIEIMKLVGATNWFIRWPFVLEGAWLGLIGSIVPVVLTFIGYVNIYNLVNPKLVTSSLSLLPPTPFAYQISGLIIAIGVLIGIWGSVISIRRFLKV, from the coding sequence ATGAAATTTAGGACTGTAGGAAGACATTTAAGAGAAAGTTTTAAAAGCCTTTACCGGAATGGTTGGATGACCTTTGCAGCAGCGAGTGCAGTAACAGTAACACTTATCTTAGTCAGCGTGTTTTTTGCAATATTGATCAACATGAACAAGCTTGCAACAGATGTAGAAAACAATGTACAAATTAACGTACATATTTCTCTAAGCGCAGACAAGAAACAGCAGCAAGAACTTGAGAAAAACATTGAGAAGATTGATGGAGTTGATAGTGTCAGCTTTTCTTCTAAAGATGACGAATTGAAGAAATTAGTTGGTGCGTACGGCAAAAACTTCGAATTGTTTAAACAAGATAATCCACTATATGATGTGTTCGTTGTAGAGGCTAAAGAGCCAACGCAAACGAAGGCTATTGCTAAAAAAGTAGAAAAATTAAAGTATGTAGATAATGTAGAGTATGGTGAGAAAACAGTCGATAAATTGTTTGATACCTTGAAATGGGGACGATATGCTGGTATTATACTAAGCATTGGGTTATTACTAACAGCAATGTTCTTAATATCAAACACAATCAAGATTGCCATTTTCTCCCGTCGAAGAGAAATTGAAATAATGAAATTAGTAGGAGCGACCAACTGGTTCATACGCTGGCCTTTCGTTTTAGAAGGTGCATGGCTAGGATTAATTGGCTCGATTGTACCGGTTGTGTTAACATTCATAGGCTATGTTAATATTTACAACTTGGTGAATCCGAAGTTAGTGACTAGTTCACTATCACTTCTGCCTCCAACACCGTTCGCCTATCAAATTAGTGGCTTGATTATTGCAATCGGCGTACTAATCGGGATTTGGGGAAGCGTAATATCTATCCGCAGATTCTTAAAAGTCTAA
- the ftsE gene encoding cell division ATP-binding protein FtsE — MILMEDVYKKYPNGITAANGLNINIGEGEFVYVVGPSGAGKSTFIKMIYREERATKGKIIVDKFDLINMKNREIPYLRRNVGVVFQDYKLLQSKTVYENIAYAMEVVETEPSVIKERVMEVLDLVNLKHKVRMLPDELSGGEQQRISIARSIANMPKVLIADEPTGNLDPDTSWEIMNILEEISNRGTTIVMATHNKEIVNTLKHRVVAIENGRIVRDEQQGEYGYEI; from the coding sequence ATGATATTAATGGAAGATGTTTATAAGAAATACCCTAACGGCATAACTGCTGCTAATGGACTTAACATTAACATTGGCGAAGGGGAATTTGTTTATGTAGTAGGTCCGAGTGGTGCTGGTAAATCTACCTTCATCAAAATGATTTACAGAGAAGAACGAGCGACAAAAGGCAAAATCATCGTAGACAAATTTGATTTGATTAATATGAAAAATCGTGAAATCCCATATTTACGTCGTAACGTAGGCGTGGTATTTCAAGATTACAAATTACTTCAAAGCAAAACAGTTTATGAAAACATTGCTTATGCGATGGAAGTGGTTGAAACTGAGCCGTCCGTAATTAAAGAACGTGTTATGGAAGTGCTAGATTTAGTCAACCTCAAGCATAAAGTAAGAATGTTGCCGGATGAACTTTCCGGTGGTGAGCAACAGCGGATATCCATTGCCCGCTCCATTGCAAATATGCCTAAAGTATTAATAGCAGATGAGCCGACCGGTAACCTGGATCCTGATACTTCATGGGAAATCATGAATATCCTTGAAGAAATAAGCAATCGCGGAACAACCATCGTGATGGCAACCCACAACAAAGAAATTGTTAACACGTTGAAACACCGGGTAGTAGCTATCGAAAATGGAAGAATTGTTCGAGATGAGCAGCAAGGAGAATATGGCTATGAAATTTAG
- a CDS encoding YitT family protein, which produces MVNKRKKQPLSPVVSKLIEYVYVIIGAALIALAFNVLLLPNHVASGGVSGISTIINYLTGWNPAFIQWAFNIPLFLAGLFFLGYQFGLKTFVGTMLLPFFVYLTQGLEPWTHEPLVAALFGGVLVGMGLGIVFRGKASTGGTDVAAQILHKYSHLTLGICVALIDGFVVISAMFVFDIESGLYALVGLFATSKTIDLVQVGLNQSKTVFIISENQEAIRQAILFKIDRGITRLSAKGGYTEDDKQILLCVIAQSEFSRLKEVIKEIDPEAFVVVMSASEVMGEGFTS; this is translated from the coding sequence ATGGTAAATAAAAGAAAGAAGCAACCGCTATCCCCAGTTGTTTCTAAACTAATTGAGTATGTTTATGTCATTATTGGTGCGGCTCTCATCGCACTTGCTTTTAATGTTTTGCTACTCCCAAATCACGTTGCATCTGGCGGCGTGAGTGGGATTAGCACGATTATTAACTATTTAACAGGTTGGAATCCAGCTTTTATTCAGTGGGCATTTAATATTCCTTTATTTTTAGCGGGATTATTCTTTTTAGGTTATCAGTTTGGCTTGAAAACCTTTGTCGGCACGATGCTTTTGCCGTTCTTTGTCTATTTAACGCAAGGCTTGGAACCGTGGACGCATGAACCTTTAGTTGCTGCTTTATTTGGTGGTGTGCTTGTGGGGATGGGGCTTGGTATCGTCTTCCGCGGTAAAGCATCCACAGGCGGTACGGATGTCGCAGCACAAATCTTGCATAAATATTCCCATCTGACACTAGGTATTTGTGTTGCTTTGATTGATGGTTTTGTTGTTATTTCAGCGATGTTTGTTTTTGATATTGAGTCAGGACTATACGCACTTGTGGGACTGTTTGCCACAAGTAAAACGATTGATTTAGTGCAAGTAGGTTTAAATCAATCTAAAACAGTGTTCATTATTTCTGAAAATCAAGAAGCAATTCGCCAAGCAATTCTGTTTAAAATAGATCGAGGCATAACTCGGCTTTCGGCAAAAGGTGGCTATACTGAGGATGATAAGCAAATTTTATTATGTGTCATTGCGCAAAGTGAATTTTCAAGGTTGAAAGAAGTAATAAAAGAGATAGATCCAGAGGCTTTTGTGGTCGTAATGAGCGCAAGTGAAGTAATGGGTGAAGGCTTTACTTCATAA
- the prfB gene encoding peptide chain release factor 2 (programmed frameshift), whose protein sequence is MELAEIRNELEKTAQQIKDFRGSLDLDSMEVRIAELEDQMLDPNFWNDQQAAQKVINESNGYKETYQAFHALEEEQESMEISLELLKEEADEDLQEELEKDIKAYMATISEFELKLMLSDPYDKNNAILELHPGAGGTESQDWGSMLLRMYQRWSEKKGFKVEMIDYQAGDEAGIKSVTLLIKGHNAYGYLKAEKGVHRLVRISPFDSSGRRHTSFVSVDVMPELDDDIEIEVRTEDLKIDTYRATGAGGQHINTTDSAVRMTHIPSGIVVTCQSERSQLKNREQAMKMLKTKLYQKEQEEKERELAEIRGEQKEIGWGSQIRSYVFHPYSMVKDHRTNYETGNIQAVMDGDLDDFINAYLRSRIG, encoded by the exons ATGGAATTAGCAGAAATTCGTAATGAACTAGAGAAAACAGCGCAGCAAATCAAAGACTTTAGGGGGTCTCTT GACTTAGACAGCATGGAAGTTCGAATTGCTGAGTTGGAAGACCAAATGTTGGACCCAAATTTTTGGAATGACCAACAAGCTGCACAAAAAGTAATTAATGAGTCAAATGGATACAAAGAAACATACCAAGCTTTTCATGCGCTTGAAGAAGAACAAGAAAGCATGGAAATCAGTCTGGAACTGTTAAAAGAAGAAGCAGATGAAGATTTACAAGAAGAATTAGAAAAAGATATTAAAGCATATATGGCGACTATTAGTGAATTTGAATTAAAACTAATGCTAAGTGACCCTTATGATAAAAATAATGCTATTTTAGAATTGCATCCAGGTGCTGGTGGTACAGAATCACAAGACTGGGGCTCGATGTTACTACGTATGTATCAACGCTGGTCTGAGAAAAAAGGCTTTAAAGTGGAGATGATTGATTACCAAGCAGGTGACGAAGCTGGAATTAAAAGTGTCACATTACTCATCAAAGGACACAATGCATACGGTTATTTAAAAGCAGAAAAAGGGGTACATCGTCTTGTCCGTATTTCTCCCTTTGATTCATCAGGTAGACGTCATACATCATTTGTTTCTGTAGATGTCATGCCAGAATTAGATGACGATATTGAAATCGAAGTTCGTACAGAAGATTTGAAAATTGATACGTACCGCGCAACTGGTGCCGGCGGACAGCATATCAATACAACCGACTCAGCTGTTCGGATGACACATATTCCGTCTGGGATTGTTGTAACATGTCAATCTGAACGTTCACAGCTTAAAAACCGTGAACAAGCAATGAAAATGTTAAAAACAAAACTATATCAAAAAGAACAAGAAGAAAAAGAACGCGAGCTAGCAGAAATTCGTGGTGAACAAAAAGAAATTGGTTGGGGAAGCCAAATTCGCTCCTATGTTTTCCACCCTTACTCCATGGTGAAAGATCATCGCACAAATTACGAAACCGGTAATATTCAAGCGGTAATGGATGGAGATTTAGACGACTTTATCAATGCATATTTGCGTTCTAGGATTGGATAA